The Burkholderia ambifaria AMMD genome has a segment encoding these proteins:
- a CDS encoding Hsp70 family protein, which translates to MKRYTVGIDLGTSNTVVAYVEAGSDAIRVFDVDQLVGPGAVAAQPLLPSVRYHPAAGELPPDALRLPWAAAPKAGAAAADAPPAVIGRYARTLGAQVPGRLVTSAKSWLSHASVDRLAAILPWGAADGVDKVSPVDASASYLAHVRAAWDARFPDAPLAKQDIILTVPASFDDGARALTVEAARRAKLPALRLLEEPQAAFYDWLYGQRATLRDTFAAPRRVLICDVGGGTTDLTLVDVAPGDDGEPTFTRVGVGNHLMLGGDNMDLALARLVETRLTEPGTRLSAASLSQLVERCRAAKERLLGDDAPASVTVTLLGAGSKLVGGARSAELTRQEVEQVVVDGFFPQVEAGELPRRARAAIVEFGLPYASDPGVTRHVAAFLNRHAERPLPDTLLLNGGVFRAGALAGRLAQTLGAWRGAPLDVLHNAHPDVAVARGAVAYGLARAGHAPRIGGGSARSYFLVLDDGEGESDAAPRGVCLLPRGAEEGREIRLEERTFALQLGQPVRFHLVSTVADTAYRPGDLVELDGGDFVRLPPIATVVDRQAGGDARETPVKLTASLTEVGTLEMHCIATDDASRRWRLEFQLRGDAPAQGDGAAPARHPRVDHAIELIDRSFGSKAAGVTPKDTRRLRAQLEQVLGPRDEWDVALARELFDALLARARRRRRSADHERAWLNLAGYCLRPGFGHPLDAWRIEQLWPLFDDGIQYVNDAQVWSEWWTLWRRVAGGLDDDAQTQVRDAIAFLEPSDDKRRKLPFDPAKVGPTDMTRLSASLERLPVERKVELAERLIVQLQKPAERTLCAWALGRIGARRPFYGSAHSVVPAGIANRWLDALFALDWKQVEPAAFAAAQIARMTGDRERDLPDDTREAVIKRLSAANASAAWIDMVREAIAFDEADTARVFGETLPAGLKLLAS; encoded by the coding sequence ATGAAGCGCTATACCGTCGGCATCGACCTCGGCACGAGCAACACGGTCGTCGCATACGTCGAGGCCGGCTCCGACGCGATCCGCGTGTTCGACGTCGACCAGCTGGTCGGCCCCGGCGCGGTGGCCGCGCAGCCGCTGCTGCCGTCGGTGCGCTATCACCCGGCGGCGGGCGAGCTGCCGCCGGACGCGCTGCGCCTGCCGTGGGCGGCCGCTCCGAAGGCCGGCGCGGCCGCCGCCGACGCGCCGCCGGCCGTGATCGGCCGTTATGCGCGCACGCTCGGCGCCCAGGTGCCGGGCCGGCTCGTCACCAGCGCGAAGAGCTGGCTGTCGCACGCATCGGTCGACCGACTCGCGGCGATCCTGCCGTGGGGCGCGGCCGACGGTGTCGACAAGGTGTCGCCGGTCGACGCGAGCGCGAGCTATCTCGCGCACGTGCGTGCCGCGTGGGATGCCCGCTTTCCCGATGCGCCGCTCGCGAAGCAGGACATCATCCTGACGGTGCCGGCCTCGTTCGACGACGGCGCACGCGCGTTGACGGTCGAGGCCGCGAGGCGCGCGAAACTGCCGGCGCTGCGCTTGCTCGAAGAACCGCAGGCCGCGTTCTACGACTGGTTGTACGGCCAGCGCGCGACGTTGCGCGACACGTTCGCCGCGCCGCGCCGCGTGCTGATCTGCGATGTCGGCGGCGGCACGACCGATCTCACGCTCGTCGATGTCGCGCCCGGCGACGACGGCGAACCGACCTTCACGCGCGTCGGCGTCGGCAATCACCTGATGCTCGGCGGCGACAACATGGACCTCGCGCTCGCGCGGCTGGTCGAGACGCGGCTGACCGAGCCCGGCACGCGGCTGTCCGCCGCGAGCCTGTCGCAGCTCGTCGAACGCTGCCGCGCCGCGAAGGAGCGGCTGCTCGGCGACGACGCGCCGGCGTCCGTCACCGTGACGCTGCTCGGCGCGGGCAGCAAGCTCGTCGGCGGCGCGCGCTCGGCCGAGCTGACGCGGCAGGAAGTCGAGCAGGTCGTCGTCGACGGTTTCTTTCCGCAGGTCGAGGCGGGCGAGCTGCCGCGTCGTGCGCGGGCCGCGATCGTCGAATTCGGCTTGCCGTATGCGAGCGACCCGGGCGTCACGCGCCACGTCGCCGCGTTCCTGAACCGTCATGCGGAACGCCCGCTGCCCGACACGCTGCTGCTCAACGGTGGCGTGTTCCGCGCGGGTGCACTCGCCGGCCGCCTCGCGCAGACGCTCGGCGCATGGCGCGGCGCACCGCTCGACGTGCTGCACAACGCGCATCCGGATGTGGCCGTCGCGCGCGGCGCGGTGGCGTACGGCCTGGCGCGCGCCGGGCATGCGCCGCGCATCGGCGGCGGCTCCGCGCGCAGCTATTTCCTCGTGCTCGACGACGGTGAGGGTGAGAGCGACGCCGCGCCGCGCGGCGTCTGCCTGCTGCCGCGCGGTGCCGAGGAAGGCCGCGAGATCCGGCTCGAGGAGCGCACGTTCGCGCTGCAGCTCGGGCAGCCGGTACGTTTCCACCTCGTATCGACGGTGGCCGACACCGCGTACCGGCCCGGCGATCTCGTCGAGCTGGACGGCGGCGATTTCGTGCGGCTGCCGCCGATCGCGACGGTCGTCGACCGGCAGGCCGGCGGCGACGCCCGCGAAACGCCGGTGAAACTCACCGCGTCGCTGACCGAGGTCGGCACGCTCGAGATGCACTGCATCGCGACCGACGATGCATCGCGGCGCTGGCGGCTCGAATTCCAGTTGCGCGGCGATGCGCCCGCGCAGGGCGACGGCGCCGCGCCGGCGCGCCATCCGCGTGTCGACCACGCGATCGAGCTGATCGACCGCTCGTTCGGTAGCAAGGCCGCGGGCGTCACGCCGAAGGACACGCGACGGTTGCGCGCGCAACTTGAACAGGTGCTCGGCCCGCGCGACGAGTGGGACGTCGCGCTCGCGCGCGAACTGTTCGACGCGTTGCTCGCACGGGCGCGTCGTCGGCGGCGCTCGGCCGATCACGAGCGCGCATGGCTGAACCTGGCCGGCTATTGCCTGCGCCCCGGCTTCGGCCATCCGCTCGATGCATGGCGCATCGAGCAGCTGTGGCCGCTGTTCGACGACGGGATTCAGTACGTGAACGACGCGCAGGTGTGGTCGGAGTGGTGGACGCTGTGGCGGCGCGTGGCCGGCGGCCTCGACGACGATGCGCAGACCCAGGTGCGCGACGCGATCGCATTCCTCGAACCGTCCGACGACAAGCGCCGCAAGCTGCCATTCGACCCGGCCAAGGTCGGCCCGACCGACATGACGCGCTTGTCCGCGTCGCTCGAGCGATTGCCGGTCGAGCGCAAGGTGGAACTGGCCGAGCGACTGATCGTGCAATTGCAGAAGCCGGCCGAGCGCACGCTGTGCGCGTGGGCGCTCGGGCGGATCGGTGCGCGCCGGCCGTTCTACGGCAGCGCGCACAGTGTCGTGCCGGCCGGGATCGCGAACCGCTGGCTCGACGCGCTGTTCGCGCTGGACTGGAAGCAGGTGGAACCGGCGGCCTTCGCGGCCGCGCAAATCGCGCGGATGACGGGCGACCGCGAACGCGATCTGCCGGACGACACGCGCGAAGCGGTGATCAAGCGGCTGTCGGCCGCGAATGCGTCGGCGGCGTGGATCGACATGGTGCGCGAGGCGATCGCGTTCGACGAAGCCGACACGGCGCGCGTGTTCGGCGAAACGCTGCCGGCCGGGTTGAAGCTGCTGGCCAGTTGA
- the ctlX gene encoding citrulline utilization hydrolase CtlX — MNLVSIQAPSAVVMIRPHRFVPNPQTAADNAFQRTAGNGAGSPPSVSAAARDEVTAAARMLADAGVRVHVFDDHGERDTPDSVFPNNWFSTHPGGHVALYPMYSANRRRERRAGVIEMLKAEYRVQDVIDYSGLEYDDVFLEGTGAMVLDHVARIAYTARSRRADPVALERFCTNFNFEPICFDTADANGKPIYHTNVMMSVATEFAMVGLDLIADRRRRDEIAQRLTETGRTVIALDHAQIANFAGNTLELSGKDGRVLALSRRAFDCLTGAQRETIARSARLLPLDVPTIELAGGSVRCMLAGIHLARRAATRDVKAIESVERQRELVPHT, encoded by the coding sequence ATGAATCTCGTATCGATCCAGGCGCCGTCCGCCGTCGTGATGATCCGGCCGCACCGCTTCGTGCCGAACCCGCAGACCGCGGCCGACAACGCCTTTCAGCGCACGGCCGGCAACGGCGCGGGCAGCCCGCCGTCGGTGTCGGCCGCCGCGCGCGACGAGGTCACGGCCGCCGCGCGGATGCTCGCCGATGCGGGCGTACGCGTGCACGTGTTCGACGACCACGGCGAGCGCGACACGCCCGACTCCGTGTTTCCGAACAACTGGTTCTCGACGCATCCGGGCGGGCACGTCGCGCTGTATCCGATGTACAGCGCGAACCGCCGCCGCGAACGGCGCGCGGGCGTGATCGAGATGCTGAAGGCCGAGTACCGCGTGCAGGACGTGATCGACTACTCGGGGCTCGAATACGACGACGTATTCCTGGAAGGCACGGGCGCGATGGTGCTCGATCACGTCGCGCGGATCGCGTACACCGCGCGCTCGCGCCGTGCCGATCCGGTCGCGCTCGAGCGCTTCTGCACGAATTTCAACTTCGAGCCGATCTGCTTCGACACGGCCGACGCGAACGGAAAGCCGATCTATCACACGAACGTGATGATGAGCGTCGCGACCGAATTCGCGATGGTCGGCCTCGACCTGATCGCGGATCGGCGGCGCCGCGACGAGATCGCGCAACGTCTGACCGAGACGGGCCGCACGGTGATCGCGCTCGATCACGCGCAGATCGCGAACTTCGCGGGCAATACGCTGGAACTGTCGGGCAAGGACGGGCGCGTGCTCGCGTTGTCGCGGCGTGCGTTCGACTGCCTCACCGGCGCGCAACGCGAGACGATCGCACGCTCCGCGCGGCTGCTGCCGCTCGACGTGCCGACGATCGAGCTGGCCGGCGGCTCGGTGCGCTGCATGCTCGCGGGCATTCACCTCGCGCGGCGCGCGGCAACTCGTGACGTGAAAGCAATCGAATCGGTGGAACGGCAACGCGAGCTCGTGCCGCATACCTAA
- a CDS encoding NAD(P)-binding domain-containing protein, with translation MTTSLDALEARLAQDLRWLDLPAPSWVPPREADGTRVLDVAIVGGGMAGLAASAELRLLGIDNQCVIDRAPAGYEGPWVTFARMDTLRSPKQLAGPALGLPALTFRAWFEAQYGRDAWDALYKIPRTQWMDYLRWYRRVLDLQVRNDTTLVALRPRDDGLLALDVRGNGEAQTLLARHVVLATGRDGLGGPYVPPVAQRAPRTRWAHSSEPIDFAALAGKRIGVVGAGASAFDNAGTALEAGAARVDLFFRRADIPRINKLTGIGSPGLVHGYADLDDATKWRFMHYALTSQTPPPRDSVLRVSRHGHAHFHAGSPIETLAEQADGLDVTTPRGRYTVDFLIFATGFHSDWTTRAEFASFGAQVRRWKDRYRPEAGAWLDELAESPDLGPAFAFQEREPGACAAITRIHCFNHAASLSHGKLSGDIPAISAGAERLARGIASRLFDADRDRHYDALVAYANAELQGDEWRDADA, from the coding sequence ATGACGACTTCGCTCGACGCACTCGAAGCCCGGCTCGCGCAAGACCTGCGCTGGCTCGACCTGCCCGCGCCGTCGTGGGTGCCGCCGCGAGAGGCAGACGGCACACGCGTGCTCGACGTCGCGATCGTCGGCGGCGGCATGGCCGGGCTCGCGGCTTCCGCCGAACTGCGCCTGCTCGGCATCGACAACCAGTGCGTGATCGACCGCGCGCCGGCCGGCTACGAAGGCCCGTGGGTCACGTTCGCGCGGATGGACACGCTGCGCTCGCCGAAACAGCTCGCGGGCCCCGCGCTCGGGCTGCCTGCGCTGACGTTCCGCGCATGGTTCGAAGCGCAATACGGCCGCGACGCGTGGGACGCGCTCTACAAGATTCCGCGCACGCAATGGATGGACTACCTGCGCTGGTATCGGCGCGTGCTCGACCTGCAGGTGCGCAACGACACCACGCTCGTCGCGCTGCGTCCGCGCGACGACGGCCTGCTCGCACTCGATGTGCGCGGCAACGGCGAAGCGCAGACGCTGCTCGCGCGGCACGTGGTACTCGCAACCGGCCGCGACGGGCTCGGCGGCCCGTACGTGCCGCCCGTCGCGCAGCGCGCGCCGCGCACGCGCTGGGCCCATTCGTCCGAGCCGATCGATTTCGCGGCGCTCGCGGGCAAGCGCATCGGCGTGGTCGGCGCGGGCGCGTCCGCGTTCGACAATGCGGGCACCGCGCTCGAAGCCGGCGCCGCACGCGTCGACCTGTTCTTCCGCCGCGCGGACATTCCGCGCATCAACAAGCTGACGGGCATCGGCAGCCCGGGCCTCGTGCACGGCTACGCCGATCTCGACGACGCGACGAAATGGCGCTTCATGCATTACGCGCTGACGTCGCAGACGCCGCCGCCGCGCGACAGCGTGCTGCGCGTGTCGCGTCACGGGCATGCGCATTTCCATGCGGGCAGCCCGATCGAGACGCTTGCCGAACAAGCGGACGGACTCGACGTGACGACGCCGCGCGGGCGCTACACCGTCGACTTCCTGATCTTCGCGACCGGCTTTCATTCGGACTGGACGACCCGCGCGGAATTCGCGTCGTTCGGCGCGCAGGTGCGGCGCTGGAAGGATCGCTATCGACCGGAGGCGGGCGCGTGGCTCGACGAGCTCGCCGAGTCGCCCGATCTCGGCCCCGCGTTCGCGTTCCAGGAGCGCGAGCCCGGCGCGTGCGCGGCCATCACGCGGATCCACTGCTTCAACCATGCGGCGAGCCTGAGCCACGGCAAGCTGTCCGGCGATATCCCGGCCATCAGCGCGGGCGCCGAGCGGCTCGCGCGCGGCATTGCGAGCCGGCTGTTCGACGCCGATCGCGATCGCCACTACGACGCGCTCGTCGCGTACGCGAACGCGGAACTGCAAGGCGATGAATGGCGCGACGCCGATGCGTGA
- a CDS encoding ornithine cyclodeaminase: MTRFLDVPATARLIAKTGVTPFLRELVDTLRADYLHWADFDKSPRVACHSRDGVIELMPVANASLFAFKYVNGHPVNAARGMHTVMAFGALAEVDTGYPLLLAELTLTTALRTAATSVLAAQAVARPDSRTMALIGNGAQSEFQAIAFHTLLGIDEIRVFDVDPLATDKLVQNLAAYPALRIVRAASTADAVRGADIVTTVTADKAYATIVTADMIEPGMHLNAVGGDCPGKTELEAGVLQAGRVFVEFEPQSRIEGEIQQMRADFPVTELWRVLQGETSGRERADEVTVFDSVGFALEDYSALRYLYALAQQHNAGVEIALIPPAVDPKNLFALIDDPAAIAQGHAALVTEAVAAFAR; the protein is encoded by the coding sequence ATGACTCGCTTCCTCGACGTTCCCGCCACCGCCCGACTGATCGCCAAAACCGGCGTCACGCCGTTCCTGCGAGAGCTCGTCGACACGCTGCGCGCCGACTATCTGCACTGGGCCGACTTCGACAAGTCGCCGCGCGTCGCATGCCACTCGCGCGACGGCGTGATCGAGCTGATGCCCGTCGCGAACGCGTCGCTGTTTGCGTTCAAGTACGTGAACGGCCATCCCGTAAACGCCGCGCGCGGCATGCACACGGTGATGGCGTTCGGCGCGCTCGCCGAAGTCGACACCGGCTACCCGCTGCTGCTCGCCGAACTGACGCTGACCACCGCGCTGCGCACGGCCGCGACGTCAGTGCTGGCCGCGCAGGCCGTCGCCCGTCCCGACTCCCGCACGATGGCGCTGATCGGCAACGGCGCGCAGAGCGAATTCCAGGCGATCGCGTTCCACACGCTGCTCGGTATCGACGAGATCCGCGTCTTCGACGTCGATCCGCTCGCGACCGACAAGCTCGTTCAGAACCTCGCCGCGTATCCGGCGCTGCGCATCGTGCGCGCCGCGTCGACCGCCGATGCCGTGCGCGGCGCCGACATCGTGACGACCGTCACCGCGGACAAGGCCTATGCGACGATCGTCACGGCCGACATGATCGAGCCCGGCATGCACCTGAACGCGGTGGGCGGCGATTGCCCGGGCAAGACCGAGCTCGAAGCCGGCGTGCTGCAAGCGGGCCGCGTGTTCGTCGAATTCGAGCCGCAGTCGCGCATCGAAGGCGAGATCCAGCAGATGCGGGCCGACTTCCCGGTGACCGAACTGTGGCGCGTGCTGCAGGGCGAGACGAGCGGCCGCGAACGCGCGGACGAAGTCACGGTGTTCGACTCGGTCGGCTTCGCGCTGGAGGACTACTCGGCGCTGCGCTACTTGTACGCGCTCGCGCAGCAGCACAACGCGGGCGTCGAGATCGCGCTGATTCCGCCGGCCGTCGATCCGAAGAATCTGTTCGCGCTGATCGACGATCCGGCCGCGATCGCACAGGGTCACGCGGCGTTAGTGACCGAAGCCGTCGCCGCGTTCGCGCGCTGA
- a CDS encoding Lrp/AsnC family transcriptional regulator, with translation MITLDDVDRQLIALLRDNARLPVVALAKELRVARATVQNRLTRLEKNGVIVGYTVRLKPAAERHRIRALMSIAVQGNRGAEVVKVLRGHPNVASIHSTNGRWDLVAELHADSLEHFDRVLGAIRLIDGIASTETSILLSTHKA, from the coding sequence ATGATTACGCTCGACGACGTCGACCGGCAGCTCATCGCGCTGCTGCGCGACAACGCGCGACTGCCCGTCGTCGCCCTCGCGAAGGAACTGCGCGTCGCGCGCGCGACCGTGCAGAACCGGCTGACGAGGCTGGAGAAGAACGGCGTGATCGTCGGCTATACGGTGCGGCTCAAGCCGGCGGCCGAGCGGCACCGGATCCGCGCGCTGATGTCGATCGCGGTGCAGGGCAATCGCGGCGCGGAAGTGGTGAAGGTGCTGCGCGGGCATCCGAACGTCGCGTCGATCCACAGTACCAACGGGCGCTGGGATCTGGTGGCCGAGCTGCATGCCGATTCGCTCGAGCATTTCGATCGCGTGCTTGGCGCGATCCGGTTGATCGACGGGATCGCGAGCACGGAGACGAGTATTTTGTTGTCGACGCACAAGGCGTGA
- a CDS encoding peroxidase-related enzyme (This protein belongs to a clade of uncharacterized proteins related to peroxidases such as the alkylhydroperoxidase AhpD.), translating to MTTTAHGFTSDTLGWRAWLDTVALDAATPDQLAVLEASHPHAKTSDYYLLLVHLPEILRQRSGVFNAIMYGPGGLSRAERELASTAVSRVNGCVYCASVHAQRFTQLAKRTDAIEQVFDDPATAGTTARERAIVRYAIALTERPDTVDASDIAELEAEGLTHEDILDLSHAVAIFAWANRLMLTLGEPVFPEPAAHA from the coding sequence ATGACGACGACCGCCCACGGCTTCACGTCCGACACGCTCGGCTGGCGTGCCTGGCTCGACACCGTTGCGCTCGACGCCGCAACACCCGATCAGCTTGCCGTGCTCGAAGCCAGCCACCCGCACGCGAAGACGTCCGACTATTACCTGCTGCTCGTCCATCTTCCCGAGATCCTGCGGCAACGCTCGGGTGTATTCAACGCGATCATGTACGGCCCCGGCGGACTGTCGCGCGCGGAGCGCGAACTGGCCAGCACGGCCGTGTCGCGCGTGAACGGCTGCGTGTATTGCGCATCCGTGCATGCGCAGCGCTTCACGCAGCTCGCGAAACGCACCGACGCGATCGAGCAGGTGTTCGACGATCCGGCGACGGCCGGCACGACGGCGCGCGAACGCGCGATCGTCCGCTATGCGATCGCGCTGACGGAACGGCCCGATACGGTCGACGCGAGCGATATCGCCGAGCTGGAAGCCGAAGGGCTGACGCATGAGGACATTCTCGACCTGTCGCACGCGGTCGCGATCTTCGCGTGGGCGAACCGGTTGATGTTGACGCTGGGCGAGCCAGTGTTTCCGGAGCCGGCGGCCCACGCCTGA
- a CDS encoding CMD domain-containing protein: protein MTESITPAGAPDTIDAVAGLRDGDAVAALRRARGKVLLHTRLSEAALFDPALPDLSLTERLHVARYVAQKSNARALAETYRARLVEAGGTLDDIAHADADAFDALPRRTGAILAHARLLTLSPVDARPSDLDALKSAGLTTPAIVALSQLVAFVAYQLRVAVAAQALQARAAKEAA, encoded by the coding sequence ATGACTGAATCCATCACGCCGGCCGGCGCGCCGGACACGATCGATGCGGTAGCCGGCCTGCGCGACGGCGATGCGGTCGCCGCGCTGCGCCGCGCGCGCGGAAAGGTGCTGCTTCATACTCGGCTAAGCGAGGCTGCGCTGTTCGATCCCGCGCTGCCCGATCTTTCGCTGACCGAACGATTGCACGTGGCACGGTATGTCGCACAAAAATCGAATGCACGGGCATTGGCCGAGACTTATCGCGCACGACTGGTCGAGGCAGGCGGCACGCTCGACGATATCGCACACGCAGACGCCGATGCGTTCGACGCACTGCCTCGACGCACCGGCGCGATCCTTGCGCATGCGCGCCTGCTGACGCTTTCCCCTGTCGATGCACGCCCGTCCGATCTCGATGCGCTGAAGTCCGCCGGACTCACGACACCCGCAATCGTCGCGCTGTCGCAGCTCGTTGCGTTCGTCGCGTATCAGCTGCGCGTCGCCGTTGCCGCGCAAGCGCTTCAGGCACGTGCCGCCAAGGAGGCCGCATGA